The genomic interval tCTACTGGTCAAGGGAAACCCTACACAGTTTCATGGTCCTAATTTAAATTGTACTTGAGGTTTGGTGAGgacaaaatattcttgaatACCAGGAATgagtttccggtcatgtgaccagacCTAAAAAACCGTCTTACACCCCCATATAAGATGAGTCAcacgcaacaacgcgccacttcttatttcttttattgtatggtttatgaaaaagatattatgccatttcaataaagcgtaatcaattattaatcaaaatttaaaataaaaaatcgtaCAAACGCaatttttagaggaactatttgatatttgacgtcaaaagtgatttaaaattactgcatTTTATGACGTCAAAAACAACGTCGAACACGTTTTTctgtgaaatgtacaaaagtgcgttttctatgTCAAAATTTCCGCAAATTGATGATTTTAGAtaagcaagaaaaaatatcGTGCATGCTGCATGGCCGGTAATTTGGCAAGCTTAGGAGCTTGCCCTCATTTTGGATTTTTCTATCCCTACCGGAATCACACTATAGATACTTTTATGGTATAATGATCAACCAACAGTTTTGGAACCGACCgttcaacattaattttgcaaataattttcataacgGGACATAATAATGATAGACTTATGAGGAACtggtctgttttgtttttattattaatccAAGGACATAACTGAACAAATCATTAATCAAACAGAGTTATTGTATTTTCTACACTGTGTGTATTGTTGTATTGAGATTGAGTATCAAATTTCAGGATAATATTTcgtaatttcaaaatgtatgtttttaccttttactGCAACAGATAATGGTGTATTATCATCCCTATCTAGAGTGGCCTTGTAAACTGCACCATAATAACCCTGTTAAAAGGTATAAATAAGGCACTTAGTACAACAAATTCAAGCAAGTCCTTATTTAAAGGACATAAATCTCTTGTGCACTGATCTATGAATCtgattaaatgcaaataagtaaaaacaaacagtaagtttttgtttcttttctacAAGAAATGCACATGGCTTGTAGGAATATATTTACATGGAGACTATTTATCATCAAGAAATacatttacagtatttaaaTAGTGACAACTTAAATGAGTCAAAGTATCATTGAtttaactatatacatgtacatattataatataatattatagtatAATTGTACACTATGATTGTAAGTAGTAGTGTATCTAAGCCTGAAGACTGCAGCCTGGGCCATCATCGGCAACCATGgttactttcttccgttacacttcatacatatcgttaaaaatctttttttatataaatatgaatggcACATGGAAGGCAACTCTATTTCCAATGAAATcgcatgttacaattaaatactcTCAAATAACCCTATAATGTCAGAAGTCTCCGATGGCGAGTTGTCTAAGTGGCTGGTTTAAAATTGGTAGTGATCAGGTGGATTGAGTTCAATtcgccagaatatttttctacTGGAAAACATTAGTATGAGTGTCTGTGCATAAATATATGAGTCAGAGATCCATACACGTTTCCTTGcagaaccaatgaaactgcctcattaatttaTGATGATTACAAGATTTTCGTAGCTAAATCGCCCAGGGTTCACAACGAAGCAAGTGCAGTAGTGTATCAGGGGTATCAGACGATGAACACGAGCATCATCATTTTTATCGAGGGAGGAAACTATTTATGCCAGAATATTGTTCAATGCtacatgtttacaataaaaattgTTACTGCTAACATGTGTGCACCGTCAAATTATTTGCATGTCACACCTGATGTCACCAAGGCacgtacatgtattatttacaccattttttatcagataagaaataaattaactgATGCTCTTAACTCACTTCAATGTTATGCTCTTTAGATATTTTAGGCCATTATTATACTTACACTTCCCAGCTGTTTGCTTTTGTCAATGGAAAGCCTTCTGTTTAGAATGACAAATGAAGGCAGGTTTACGCCAGCTCCGTGTACCTCCGCCGAAGGTTCCCCATGAAGTGGGTATGGGGTTTTGACGGCGACCCCCTGGGCTCGAGGGATTGGTGGAGTGGGGTGATCAGTTGTATGTTTTGACAGATCTACTTCCAAAGGTAGCACACCTTGATCTGAGaatatatctgaaataattATTCTTGGTTGTACAATGTCTGCAGACGATTCAACTTTCGgatatcagacaaacattacaCGCTTGAGTCTTGACAATACtttcaaactaacatttttaGTATTGACTGTAAAGTACTTTGTTAGAAAATTCTGCAGTGTTatcaatttaattgattttcaaaagGAAGAATATGAGCAAGAAATAAACTGATCTGAATAAAGGTAGATGGACTGATCCAGTATTTGATTCACATTAGAAGAATATGGTATAGATTCTACCAGGTGACAAATAATCTGTGTACTGGCCTTAAATCACCACTCTACCTGCGTTAATATCACCCTTTACCTGAGAAGTTCATATAACCACTACACCTGAGAAGTTCATAACACACTTACCCAAGGAGTTCACATAACCACTGcaccttttatataaaaaaaatacctgaaGAGTTGAGACAAGAAAGATTGGGTATTGGTTTTGAGGTGCCCGTATATCCGCTATTGAGGAAATAGAACTCAGTAGTCGCACTGTCCATACTGGATAGCCCACTGCTGCCGGCAGAGTATATTGGTTGGCTATACTCATGGTACTCTCTCGCTGTATggacaaaataaaacttttttattgattaacaaaatgACAGAATTGAATGTTGACTGTCAGATTTGACAgctgtgtatttgttttgacagAACCAATACATTTACACCTTTTTCTGCtcttgttgaaaataatttgttttaagtatgtttaaataaataaaatctcaCTATGTTAAATGTTAGTTACtgatttattatttcaacaatcaTGACATGACAAGTTCCATTGATGATCCTTCAGGTATTGCATTTAATGCATCTGAAGTCATCTTCACATGAGGTAGAAATGATATAATTACACGGTAGCACAACCCCACCCCCTTCTTCATGTTGAGCTGGCCAGGGTGGGTAGCACTTGTGACCTCTGAGGACACTTTGCCACCTCTGTCTATGATATTTCTGAAGTAGGGTGCCAAAGATCTGGGAGCACGACTAATTGGCAAACCAGCCACATCCTCTagctttaaatgtcatttttcttcAGTTGTCAGTCCCAGTTCATCCTTTGAAAAGAAATCCAACTCAGGAATCCACACTAGACAGGCACATACATCCATCCTTGATATTTGTGTACTCCGGTTGAACATTAAGGAGACAAGATGGTGTAGTCATTGGAGGTCTTATTTCAAAGGCATGATATCCCTTGATGACTGAGTGCTTCAAGGTCATTTGATGCAAAGGAACACCATCATGTTGCTTGGAAGAAGGTTCACCACTATCATCTTgcttctgatttttttaaagatctGGAGAGTTAAATGTGCGTACCAATGTTACCCAGCCACCTGAACAACATACCTTTAACATGAAAAATGCAAtaaagattttgatatttatatagcATTTTAGAACTGCAAGCATCTATTCTAATATGGAATGCTCACATACATTCACCAAAGCAAAATAACTGAAGTGTTAGGtgcttataaaataatgtgtattataaatgtttataacataagtttcatttttaaaggcaacatatcatataatattatacactCATTActtatatagaatatttaaatataaaaatgaggTTATTGTACAATGAGTTTTGAATTTGCAATGTGACAAAATTTGTATCATCATCAAATGTCCATACTCTGTGGATagtaaaatgtatatcaaatacTATTCTAAAATGTCTTCTTTGTAAAAagtaacacatttaaaatacaataattatttcctatatattttcacatttaaaatagGTTTGTAAATTTGTCATGAGAAGCAGGTTTTGAAACACTATCTCTCATGTATGTTTTCACATTTGAAGTAggttttttttagaatttaaaaaatttGAAACATGAACAACTTTCTCTGAGCTCTATTCAGTTGACTTATTTGCAGTTATGGCAAACAAAATTCTCTTCTGTCTTGTCATACTCAAAACTTATTGGTAAACAGTCTTCATGCAGCCATGCTGTGCAATTATCACATTGAATCCATGTGTTGCCAGCATTAGTGCCTTATCTTTAGTCCATGTCATTTCACAGACAACACAAAAAGCATCATTATTACTGTTCAAATCACATTCTATGCTCGGTTCAATTCCCTTTTGTCTGTCTCCTTTTGAATATTTCACTGCTGCTTTTCCTTTAAAGGCATTTGTTGTGGACTTTCCTTTCACTGCAGCATTTACTGGGGCTTTTCCTTTCACTGCTAGGTTGCCAGATGACGTAGCTTTCAAATAGACTTGTTTTGCCTTCTTCTCTTTCTCAGCAAACTTCCGTATCTTATCTAAGTTTTTATTCTCAAGTTTTCTGATACACTCAGGCGAGGTCAGGTGGTCAGGTAGTACTTCTAAAGTGCTTTTGCGTTTCACTTTCATAGATGAGACTTTTGGTAATTTCAATGCCTCTTTCATTACATGCGACACATGACTTTCAGATGTTTTACTAGCTGTATCTTGATTCAGACCGGTAGCCACATCAGCAAGGAGTTGTAGAGCACTGACTTCTTCCTGGTTATATTCTTTCACTGGATCTTGATTATAAGTTGAGCTATCTGACTGGATACTTTCGTCTGatattacttttgttttcacCTTCGACTTTAAAAGTTCATAAGTATCGTACTCTGGTGATATGCCCTTTATATCAAAATTCTCTTGCAGCCTGTTTTCATACGTGTGCTTAACTGGCGTTGACAATACACTTGCATACGCATTGAATACTTcttcatttatatcaatttgaGTATTTTCTCTCTGTTCTGATTCCTTCTCGGATTCCTATACTATGGATGCCCCATCAGATTCACTGAATGTTAGACCTGTCTTCAACTGCTCATCTGAGATGACTTCACGGTTCACAGGGTAGATGCCTGATGAACGGAAGCTACTAACGATAGTACATGGCTTGTAAAAATCGTTAAAGCAATCCTTTAACTTCTctgcaaaatttgttttgtttattacgaCACCCGGGTGTTCTCGATTATGTTTACGGACAGTCGTATACCACTGTTTCTTCATTGGTCCAAACACGCCCTTGTCAAGTGGTTGCATAAGGTGAGTTGCATTAGGCACAATTCTGTACAGTTCAATTCCCTTTGACCGTGCTTTAGTGAATAGTGTACGATTGATGCGTGAACCAACTGAGTCTATCAACAATACAACCAGCTTTTCTGTCACAATATGTTTGTCAAAGTGGTCAAGGTATTTCTCAAATGTTTCAATGTTCATCCACCCCTTTTCCGTGTAGGACACAAATCCACCTGGTAAGGAACAATTTAACAGATTAACACCTTTTGGTGGTGGGGCAGGGTAAACGTAGAATGGTGGCATCATTGCCCCACTAAGACTTGCTGAAAACATAACGGTCAATCGTGCCTTCGTCGATGATCCTGACATATGTGGTACTTGTGTTGGAAATTTCTCCCTACAAGGTCCAATTATATATCCTGCTTTACTTCCCATTTGAAAACCGGTCTCATCGGCATTCCATATTCGTTCGGGCTTGTTGAGAAGATCTTTTCAGCTAGGAAATCTGTGAAGTTTGAATACCATTTATCAAACCGTTCACTTGTGAGTCTGCTTCTTGAAGCTTCAAGCAAAACTTCTTTCCTTAAGCCAACAATGTCTTTGTTTCTATCCATAAGCTTCTTGTACCATTCATAGGAAGGTCTATCATTAGAGAATGGAGTTTTCCTGTTTTCTTTCCGTATAATATCCTGGATAAGATCCGAAAACTCACAGGGCCTAGCCCCATCCCTCTTTTCTCTATTTCACTAAGATACTGAGCAAGTTCTGTTTCCTCTTCCCTAGAAAATGTTCCTGGTCCATTCCTTGAATCTATTGCAGTCTCCCCTGAGACTCTTCTGTACAAATAACTGTAACTGAGACTGTGCTCTATCGAAGCTTTACGTATAGatacctttttattttgaacGTCGTACAAGGCACGTCTTGTTCTCACTATCTTGTCTTTGTGAGGAGATTGCGACTTTTTGTATTTTCCCTATATACCTGGGACAGCGGAGGCAACAGGCTGTGTtattacctttcaggtggccccgcagtgcctagtgaatgtggttttgaaaatagtcgggaatgggcctcacataggtattcgagGTTGCGGGGCTATTTGGCAGGGactttaccagcagtgtgtccctgcaggtcgtgttctttacccgggttttgagagaccggaagtcaaagtccccgatTTTCCGGGCTTTAGGGGGGatttacaattggctggtgcataaaaacatctaaataaccaaaaaaaatactctgaaaaatacccttgttctttttgttttaataagcacattgcatttcctgtgataatgaaaacaaaatttagtctatgttgtatggagtctgatgtttgatgatgcctgtgtaaatgagcattttttgcaaatccaaaatcaatcctaagtatgtctaaatacagttgcatatgatgttaaactgattcaggtagatttatataagtcgtttcaaactttttactaaaagcagggttatttcttattatgaatgatcgtcatattaaagtacgttttaattataaaagaaattagatttatccatttAATGTTTGTGggtgggtgtgtaagcttctttatactcgcactcgggccttgcccattcggcgagtgctccgttaagattgttagtcattttaggtttttggagcaatgtgcacagacagaatgtaaccatGTTtggagctaccctggttctttaacgtgcaccagtgtatagcactgtcacacgggacgctcatttaacgtccctcccggaagacgattagttttttttagtgatgcgacgggggatcGAACCTTCGGCCcatggattgatagtcaagtgtgttacctcAAGACCACAGATCCGCCACAAAtcatgtttgtactaaacacggatgaataaatagtatgtattccgacattttcccaatgtccattagaggttcagttcaagatggcatttaaatgggtttaagggcaattatactgaacaatctttcttatttatattgaatataatgaaaaatatatttttcgctcttcgctcgcttcggtttttatgaaaactgacaaaattgttgtgtttttttttcgcttGCTCGCTCttaatttttttggcaaaaatccgaggaacgaaacaTTAACTTGGTGTGGCCTTATGAAAACATAAACCATTTAATGGTGGAAAATGCTTTGCATGATCATGCTTTATACATTTCTAGTcttaattaagaaaacaaatgagaCAAGATATTTCCAATTTCTGATGTTAAAGCATATTATGGCATTCTAAGtattgatattttctttaaagatgcattcttactcacaaatttgaattaacaaaattaatacttttgtttaatattccaaaaaggatgaataaatgtcaaaaacaatggctcttatgaaggataccgaatcTAAATTGAGAGAAATGTGCTTGcgttttgaacttttaaatacacggttacaatcatgttatcagtaatattttccataaagacattatttagttagtagttgaagtttttttcagtcaaaattgatgtttgttataatcTGTAtgtttggttttgaataagagcgCCACTTTAAAGGGTTGTCACTGGAATATGTTAATGGATATTTCTCAAGCTCATACCAATCAAGCTGTTTTAGCAGTTATCGCGCAGAATATAAAACCTTTTGAATAGAATATGATCATCATTTGTTCTTTGCTTCATGCTAGGGGATTTATCCCACACAAACAGTACTATAAAAGCTTACAATGTTCCTGAAAGCAGGATATGAATGTCCTGAGCAGTGCCTCTGGGCATGGCCTCTCCTCACTATCTAATGTCCAGCAGTCTTGCAGCTTCATGTAAAACTCTTGTTTGTACTTTTGAACTGGTTCAGAGTCATCTGCCTGCGGTTTCAGTAACTTCGGACAACGAGgaacttttttatttaccaGAAAAAATTGCTGCacctaaaacaacaacatttttttttgataagAATGATTTCTAATGAATTCCCAAATCAGAAAGATAACTTTTAAACTACAATACTTTTATTCCATCATTATTTATAGTACCACAAAACTCAATAAAATAAAGTGGCTATTTTTGCACAAACATTTTAGGGAGGTGTTTTTGATTCTATTCCGCACctaaaaaaaatccagtttgGTTAGCctgaagaattttatttttattaaaactggGCAAAATTAGCcaagatatatgcatttttttcgcTCCAATATGCCGTCACTAGAATTACATACAATGTGAATGTCTTTATGACACAAATAttcacttattttaaaatactcctcgtaagaattatttgtgtaaattcaAAGTTCCTATTTTCTAGGTAAATTTCACTATGGGAGGGCTTCTTTCCCATTCCCCTGAGCTGACAGACAgccctggccccaatatcacgaaaatacttaagtcaaatctcaaactcagtctcaacacattttatcaaatagcatcaaaatttataaaaaaacatatatgtttttttacagttttataagcACATTCTACCATAGAATATGCTGAAAAAAGCCTTTGGTCAAATTGCAAGGGAAAtttattctacagccaaaaatatatttgagtacaattctgtattctttataaaatactcaaatatattttttgctctagaataagttttctttgaaatattgaaagaatctttttatcaaaaaattcaataagaaaatacgttttcaaaaagtataaaacatggaagattttgaagaaaattatgcTTTTACATAGTGGCATGAGttaagtctgagtttgagatttgacttaagtattttcgtgatattggggcctgcaTTTTATCAACTCTCCTTTCATAGTAACACAGCAATAACACTGACACGGACACGCACCGCGTCAATTGACCTTGGCCCTCCCATCGAGTTAATGGCCTCCCACGGACTGGCCCCGCCCTCAAACATCTGCCAGAGGGTGGAGCCCAGAGCCCACACCTCGGTCTTTGCCGTCACTTCTTTAAGGCCACCAGGCTTATACATACTGGGGTCCAACCACGGAAgtctaaagaaaaaaagaaagcaCCTTATCATAGTTATAGTTAGCGATCATTCATTTTGTGTGTTATACTTATGCCAACATAATTTGAGTTTCCTTGGTCAAAGAGAATGCGTGCATGCACTTATAGGGATTCTCTCTACCtaattaccattttttttatctcattaaATCTTACTCCCTTCAACTTAAATTCATAACAATACCTACCTTTTAATGTTGACTTCATGATCTAAGGGAAGCTGCTGGTAGAAGCAGACGAGGCCTGGGTCTGTGACCTTGATCTCTAACACACGATGGTCAAACTTCTCCACTACAAGGTTTTCACATGTTAGGTTTCCATGGAAACAATTTTTCTGTTCCTGAAAATAAAAGATaagttataattttgtttacatacatatatgaacAAGAGCCCTGAATCACTTACCGAATATATGGAACCCTGGCCATGGCATTTCTATTGAGTCACTATATACATCTATGATTTGAGCGGTGTCCTAGTTTTTCACCTAACAAAAGGTATATTCATTCATGACCTGAATTCGATTCTAGGATGAACATTAAAGAGTTttgctcatggtttgtaaaatgcactttttattacaaaataaagagaGGCAAACCATAACGGGTGTTAAAAATTAAGATACTGACAACTGGAatccttcagcaaatgttgatatttgccaaaaattgtctttgaagaccacatttTTCAATGGCTTTCAGTGAATCACTGTTGTGTGATCGGTTAATAGgcattatcatttttgttatcaatgtattgctaaaaggtaaaaatatccGTCTCTGTGTTCTCTAGACTGTAAACAAACCAATTATGAGCGGATGCCAGAACAAACACAGTCATAAAAACCTCACCTTGCAATTGATTCATGATCtaataagaacaaaaaagaaagaatttaGACAATAAAACATCATGATTAATTGAAAATAGTTATAATCTTAGGTTGAAAATAGATCAATCTATTATGTGATTACCTGGTAGGTTAGCAAATTTATACAgttacataataatatataatataatttggAAGCAGTCAACCTACCATGTATTGCAAGGCCTCTGCCAGGTGTATCGAGACATCAATCAGGTGCAAAAATGTCAGTTGGGGAGGCCCAGTCCTGTCCATGCGCAGGAATGCCTTCATGCTATACAGGCCGGTTCCACTCATCAGCAAGCCTGTGCTAGGCCCAAGGGTTAGTCCCAGGAAATTGACAAATAAATTTGACCCGTTTAACTTCAGCAGTACCTCAAAGCCAGACATTAGGGACTGCAATGTGAGAGAAAGTTGGTAAAACATGGGTATTGTGCAATTGACTGTCGAAACTGTACAATCTTCCTAAAAGCAAAATACTTACAGCAGAAATATTTCACTATGtacttttatatgttattttctaaCCAACTAAGTTTATGCCTTAATATTAGTTGAGAAGTTTCTTGAAAATCATCACATCATACACACACTAAATTTAACCATGTTATCTTTTGTTGAAGTTGCAGAATGCTACTTACTGTACTAAGTGTTTCATTTTAGAGAGCAACATTATGAGACAAGTACTCATTACAAGACCATGCTTAAAGTGGTTTATACAAGTATCAGTTAGTCTCACAACACAGGTTTAATaagatattttacaaataagtaTTTAACTCAACAGCAATGTTTACACGTAAATGTAGCTTCACATACAAGTGGTGCgtttgaaaccttttttaaaaactcaACCCTGACCTCATGCAGTTGTTTGTGGTGACGCTGCAGGGTCGGG from Mya arenaria isolate MELC-2E11 chromosome 7, ASM2691426v1 carries:
- the LOC128241075 gene encoding megakaryocyte-associated tyrosine-protein kinase-like, producing the protein MAGLVNIAAKIGEGHFTEVYTGRLCEQQHVVIKQLRSNPTLQRHHKQLHESLMSGFEVLLKLNGSNLFVNFLGLTLGPSTGLLMSGTGLYSMKAFLRMDRTGPPQLTFLHLIDVSIHLAEALQYMEQKNCFHGNLTCENLVVEKFDHRVLEIKVTDPGLVCFYQQLPLDHEVNIKRLPWLDPSMYKPGGLKEVTAKTEVWALGSTLWQMFEGGASPWEAINSMGGPRSIDADIIRKENRKTPFSNDRPSYEWYKKLMDRNKDIVGLRKEVLLEASRSRLTSERFDKWYSNFTDFLAEKIFSTSPNEYGMPMRPVFKWEVKQDI